A DNA window from Setaria viridis chromosome 2, Setaria_viridis_v4.0, whole genome shotgun sequence contains the following coding sequences:
- the LOC117844052 gene encoding agamous-like MADS-box protein AGL29 — translation MVKGQKSKGRQKIEIKPIENDQARQVCFSKRRQGLFKKASELSILCGAMVGTVVFSAIGRAFSFGHPSFDEVVNRFLNPVAPDVPAAGDASNDNVGPPVTDTVHKLNMEYLELEQSLESEKKRKERLQEATEKEMGEPMMQWLNANIMELGLDELQAFQKKLEEIHDIVKEKVNKVMVEGRQTPGSLPQPPMEMGSTSQSANPMASTAPSSSIALIDGFEAVNDPLLSGVHGVGGLGNVPNNQTHG, via the coding sequence ATGGTGAAGGGTCAGAAATCTAAGGGAAGGCAGAAGATTGAGATCAAGCCCATCGAGAATGATCAAGCACGTCAGGTATGCTTCTCTAAGCGCCGCCAAGGCCTGTTCAAGAAGGCTAGTGAGCTATCTATTCTTTGTGGTGCAATGGTCGGCACTGTTGTGTTTTCAGCCATTGGTAGGGCTTTCTCTTTTGGCCATCCCTCCTTTGATGAAGTTGTAAACCGCTTCCTCAATCCGGTCGCTCCCGATGTCCCTGCTGCGGGTGATGCAAGCAATGATAATGTGGGGCCACCAGTGACAGATACAGTCCATAAGCTGAATATGGAGTACTTAGAGTTGGAGCAGTCACTGGAGTCtgaaaagaagagaaaggagAGGTTGCAAGAGGCAACTGAGAAGGAAATGGGTGAACCCATGATGCAGTGGTTGAATGCTAATATCATGGAATTGGGTCTAGATGAGCTCCAAGCGTTTCAAAAGAAGCTGGAAGAAATACATGATATTGTCAAAGAGAAGGTCAATAAGGTAATGGTGGAAGGAAGGCAAACTCCTGGGTCACTGCCACAACCACCTATGGAGATGGGTTCAACCTCGCAGAGTGCCAATCCTATGGCTTCCACAGCTCCTAGTTCGAGCATTGCTCTGATTGATGGATTTGAAGCTGTCAACGATCCCTTGCTTAGTGGTGTCCATGGGGTTGGTGGCCTGGGGAATGTCCCCAACAACCAAACCCATGGTTGA